Part of the Sulfobacillus acidophilus DSM 10332 genome, CGGATCCGTATTCGGCGGGTGGATCATAAGGGCCATGCCTTTCCCCGCGTTGCCCGTGATGTGCGGGGTTATCGCTATAGGTGGAGCAGCGGTGAGTTACGGACGAATCAAACAAGGTGCAAAGAGAATCACGAAACAGAATGCGACGCCCCGATGAAATCTTCTAGGGTTGGAAAGATGCTTACGGGCATGGGTGTACCGTCTCACTTTATTCAGCGCAAATTGTCGGAGATGGAATTGAAAGGAAAGAGGCACGATGAACGCATTCGCACGTACCCCTAAGCCGCCGTATTATGCAGTAATATTTACATCCCAAAGGACCAGCGGGGATAACGGGTATGAATTAATGGCGGAGGAAATGGTAAGGCTCGCTGCGCACCAACCAGGATTTCTAGGCCTTGAGAGCGTCCGGAACCCTGACGGATTCGGAATTACTGTGTCGTATTGGACGTCCGAGGAAGCCATTCGTCAATGGAAGGATCATACGCGCCATGAACTGGCCCGCCGTGTGGGTCGCGAAATTTGGTACGAAGATTTCTTCGTACGTGTAAGTAAAGTGGAACGTGCGTACCGATTTGAACAAGCACTATCTGAGGATGGGGCAATCCGAAAGGAACCGTACTGAAAAGAGGTACCAGCATTCGGCAAGATGTCCGATTAAAGGGAGGGTGGGCGTCGTAAAGAAGTTTCAGTTACGCATAATCGTAGATAGGTAAAAAATAATTTTTTATAGGCCTAGTCGCAAAGGACTTTGGGAATCGTGCGTCGAGTGCTCCTGTATAAACACCCCTGACATCGTCGGGGCAGGGCCGGTGATTCGAGTCCTGTGCGATGCGATCGGCCGCGTGGCCACCAATTAATTAATGCGTTCTCTGGGATTCCATCCGGTGTCACCTTTCCCCGGGAGCGGCTCTTGGCTTTAATCATCAATATCTTGACCGCTCGGCAGCCCTTATACCGGGGGCATGAGCCATTGGCGCTCACCGATACGCCCCTGCTGTGAGGCGTCGGGAGTTCGGACGCCGATGTGTGGAGGCCGTTGGGCCGCATCGACGGCCGGGTGGACGCCGCGACGTATTCGGCGTCGGAGCAGCATGGCCGGATTGATGGCCGATACGATCGCTTGGGGGTCTATCGGTCGAGTCACCTCGACCGCTGGAAGGCCAGACTCTGGAC contains:
- a CDS encoding Antibiotic biosynthesis monooxygenase (PFAM: Antibiotic biosynthesis monooxygenase~InterPro IPR007138~KEGG: ppm:PPSC2_c2310 glutathione S-transferase with thioredoxin domain~PFAM: Antibiotic biosynthesis monooxygenase~SPTR: Putative glutathione S-transferase with Thioredoxin domain) produces the protein MNAFARTPKPPYYAVIFTSQRTSGDNGYELMAEEMVRLAAHQPGFLGLESVRNPDGFGITVSYWTSEEAIRQWKDHTRHELARRVGREIWYEDFFVRVSKVERAYRFEQALSEDGAIRKEPY